One genomic window of Sebastes umbrosus isolate fSebUmb1 chromosome 15, fSebUmb1.pri, whole genome shotgun sequence includes the following:
- the vps72a gene encoding vacuolar protein sorting 72 homolog a — protein sequence MTLAVDREPRKTAGNRMSKLLDAEEEDEFYKTTYGGFNDESGDDEYHGEHSDTEDEVDSDFDIDEGDEPDSDKEDDAPRRKCRVVTKAYKEPIKVAKPKPKRPSEELKKTEKVKVELKRRIPQEFQDFAETRKSVRQSTSEHTRKTNLRLQERQDAPRRRRGAHRDRPLTQDELLAEAKITAEINIRSLENYERLEADKKKQVHKKRRFEGPTIRYHSVMMPLVSHSVLKEENVDVEGLDQDVPQTAPQNPATPSQQPAGGLCSRTYITFSEDEAFEASFPHIDQSSPPLPVQEVCPVTHKAALYRDPVTDIPYANTRAFRIIREAYRKYVAAHGFPNTSGAVTGLDSSATKGSRHKMVVKQSAMAT from the exons ATGACTCTGGCAGTGGACCGGGAACCCAGAAAGACTGCGGGAAACCGCATGTCAAAGTTACTGGATgctgaagaagaggatgaaTTCTACAAAACCACGTATGGAGGCTTCAACGAT GAATCAGGAGATGACGAGTACCACGGAGAACATTCAGACACAGAGGATGAGGTGGACAGCGACTTTGACATCGATGAGGGCGACGAGCCAGACAGTGACAAGGAGGATGATGCACCTCGGAGGAAATGTCGAGTGGTCACTAAAGCGTATAAG GAACCAATAAAGGTGGCAAAACCCAAACCCAAGAGACCCTCCgaggaactgaagaagactgaGAAAGTTAAAGTGGAGCTCAAAAGGAGAATTCCACAAGAATTTCAAGATTTTGCAGAGA CTCGGAAGTCTGTGCGACAGTCCACCAGTGAACATACCCGAAAGACCAATCTGCGCTTGCAAGAGCGTCAGGATGCCCCTCGGAGACGCAGAGGTGCTCATCGGGACCGGCCCCTTACCCAGGATGAACTGCTGGCGGAGGCCAAAATAACAGCTGAGATCAACATTCGATCTTTAG AGAACTATGAACGTCTGGAGGCGGACAAGAAGAAACAAGTCCATAAGAAGCGTCGTTTTGAAGGACCAACCATCCGTTACCATTCAGTCATGATGCCATTAGTCTCTCACTCAGTCCTAAAAGAAGAAAACGTGGATGTTGAAGG GTTGGATCAGGACGTCCCTCAGACTGCACCACAAAATCCCGCCACACCTTCCCAGCAGCCTGCCGGAGGCCTGTGCTCCCGTACCTACATAACATTCAGTGAGGACGAAGCTTTCGAGGCATCCTTCCCACACATCGACCAGTCGAGTCCTCCGCTGCCGGTCCAGGAGGTTTGTCCTGTCACCCACAAGGCCGCACTGTACCGAGACCCGGTCACTGATATACCTTACGCCAACACACGAGCCTTCCGCATCATCCGAGAAGCGTACCGCAAATACGTGGCTGCACACGGATTTCCAAACACTTCGGGTGCGGTGACGGGACTTGACTCTTCAGCAACAAAGGGTTCACGCCATAAAATGGTTGTCAAGCAGAGTGCTATGGCAACATAG
- the ctss1 gene encoding cathepsin S, ortholog 1 — protein MHVLCAVLLLTFPVLGHAASALNDVWEDWQIKHHKVYDNQTEVVFRRAVWEKNMQLVLRHNQEFSAGKHSFTMGLNHLSDMTAEEINEKLNGLKLEDPIHFRNSTFKEASDLLIPQSVDWRKSGLVSPVRNQGLCGSCWAFSSMGALEGQMKKRTGVLVPLSPQNLVDCSTTDGNLGCRGGYISKAIRYVIRNQGVDSESFYPYEHKDRKCRYSVAGKAGYCSDLHILPQGDEKTLQTVVASVGPVAVAVNAMLRSFHFYKGGLYNVPNCDPKFINHAVLVVGYGTDAGQDFWLVKNSWGTAWGEEGFIRIARNKHNLCGIASFAVYPTL, from the exons atGCACGTTTTGTGTGCCGTGTTGCTTTTGACCTTTCCGGTCCTCGGCCACGCTGCGTCTGCCTTAAATGACGTGTGGGAAGACTGGCAGATCAAACATCACAAGGTTTATGATAATCAG ACTGAGGTCGTTTTCAGGAGAGCGGTGTGGGAGAAGAACATGCAGCTGGTGTTGAGACACAACCAGGAgttctcagcaggaaaacacagctTCACAATGGGACTCAATCATCTGTCTGACATG ACAGCTGAGGAAATCAATGAGAAGCTGAACGGCCTGAAGCTGGAGGACCCTATTCATTTCAGAAACAGCACTTTTAAGGAAGCAAGTGACTTATTGATTCCTCAGAGTGTCGACTGGAGGAAGAGTGGCCTGGTCAGTCCCGTCCGAAACCAG GGTCTGTGTGGGTCCTGCTGGGCCTTCAGCTCTATGGGAGCTCTTGAGGGCCAGATGAAGAAGCGAACAGGTGTCCTCGTTCCCCTGAGCCCACAGAACCTGGTGGACTGCAGCACCACCGATGGAAATCTCGGCTGCAGAGGAGGATACATCTCAAAAGCCATCCGCTACGTCATCCGCAACCAAGGCGTCGACTCAGAGAGCTTTTACCCCTACGAACACAAG GACAGGAAATGTCGGTATTCTGTGGCGGGAAAGGCCGGCTACTGCTCTGATTTACACATCCTCCCACAAGGAGATGAGAAGACTCTGCAGACTGTAGTGGCATCAGTGGGGCCGGTCGCTGTGGCCGTGAACGCCATGCTGCGATCGTTTCATTTCTACAAAGGAG GTTTATACAACGTACCAAACTGCGACCCAAAGTTCATAAATCATGCTGTCCTGGTTGTGGGCTACGGCACAGACGCAGGACAAGACTTCTGGCTCGTGAAAAACAG TTGGGGAACTGCATGGGGAGAAGAAGGCTTCATTCGAATTGCCAGAAACAAGCATAATCTCTGTGGCATTGCAAGCTTTGCAGTCTACCCTACGCTGTGA
- the LOC119503068 gene encoding leucine-rich repeat and immunoglobulin-like domain-containing nogo receptor-interacting protein 1 translates to MFEGIAVHQWLCWGALYLLAVGVALSSETRRPCPQSCRCTTVLLEVNCSDGQLTTVPDGLPQNTKLLNLTHNKIKTLVRQQFPTLTQLSDLDLSDNIMATIEVEAFLGLQSLTTLRLACNHLKIIPVGVFAGLTKLKLLDISSNEILVFLDFTFRDLTALQFIKAADNDLVFISHQAFTGLTSLQELRLDGCNLTAVPTEALTQLGRLRSLHFHRLGLTTLPNYSFRHLERLGELVITHCRWLESLSGNSLFGLNLTSLTIRHCNLSAVPYIPLHHLVYLVYLDLSFNPITDIRGNLFGDLLRLQELHLVGGSLLHIEIGAFRGLARFKLLNVSRNLLTTLEVGAFHSVDTLRTLGLDNNPLTCDCRLLWVVRRRLYLDFGGIPPTCTTSVQLPVDFTKAELPGLLTCRQARILNNKPQEVRVDQGHTVVVHCNAEGDPPPSVTWISPQLKLLSPFGRIQALSNGSLEVRYAQPQDSGAYLCVASNAAGNASLPVSLHVRAFSPSSKNPFRLNGWFAFPSASPGVNGNQNIQFDVKTLLVAATIGLLSFFSSVSVCFIFMFFWSKSKGQLKHTATIAYVPRSALSSSNGGKGKHMETSRYTMKLI, encoded by the coding sequence ATGTTTGAGGGGATTGCCGTCCACCAATGGCTGTGCTGGGGAGCTCTCTACCTGTTGGCAGTGGGGGTGGCATTATCATCTGAAACACGCCGGCCGTGTCCACAGTCCTGCCGCTGCACCACCGTGCTGCTGGAGGTGAACTGCTCCGATGGCCAACTCACCACAGTGCCCGACGGTCTCCCACAAAacactaaactactaaactTAACACACAATAAAATCAAGACTCTGGTGCGGCAGCAGTTCCCGACTTTGACACAACTTTCAGACTTGGATTTGAGTGACAATATAATGGCAACAATTGAAGTGGAAGCATTTCTCGGCTTGCAGAGTCTGACAACTCTGCGTCTCGCTTGCAACCACCTGAAGATTATTCCTGTCGGAGTGTTTGCCGGTttgacaaaactgaagttactGGACATAAGCAGCAATGAGATCCTTGTTTTTCTAGATTTTACTTTCCGTGACTTAACTGCGCTGCAGTTTATCAAAGCAGCAGATAATGACTTAGTTTTTATTTCTCATCAAGCTTTCACTGGCTTAACCAGTCTGCAAGAGCTGCGCCTCGACggctgcaacctcactgctgtGCCAACAGAGGCGCTCACACAGCTCGGCCGGCTTAGGAGTCTTCATTTTCACCGACTGGGCCTCACCACCCTGCCAAACTACTCTTTCCGTCATCTAGAGCGTCTCGGGGAACTTGTCATCACTCATTGCCGCTGGCTGGAGAGCCTGTCAGGAAACAGCCTCTTTGGCCTAAATCTTACATCCTTAACCATTAGACACTGTAACCTCAGTGCTGTTCCCTACATCCCTTTGCATCATCTTGTGTATCTTGTATACCTTGACCTTTCTTTTAACCCAATCACCGACATTCGTGGGAACCTGTTTGGAGACTTGCTCCGGCTCCAAGAGCTCCACCTGGTGGGGGGATCGTTGCTACATATTGAAATCGGAGCGTTCAGGGGCTTGGCGCGTTTCAAATTGCTGAATGTGTCTAGAAACCTTCTCACCACACTCGAGGTAGGAGCTTTCCATTCAGTTGACACCCTAAGAACTCTGGGACTTGATAACAACCCATTAACATGCGACTGCCGTCTGCTGTGGGTGGTGCGAAGGAGACTATATCTGGACTTTGGTGGAATTCCACCGACTTGCACCACCTCAGTCCAGTTGCCGGTAGATTTTACTAAAGCTGAGCTCCCGGGCCTGCTCACATGTCGGCAGGCTCGTATACTGAACAACAAACCTCAAGAAGTGAGAGTAGATCAGGGACACACAGTGGTTGTTCATTGCAATGCAGAAGGTGACCCTCCACCATCTGTCACCTGGATAAGCCCACAGCTAAAACTTCTATCACCCTTTGGTAGAATACAAGCTCTCTCTAATGGCTCGCTGGAGGTTCGCTACGCTCAACCTCAAGACAGTGGCGCTTATCTATGTGTGGCGTCTAACGCGGCAGGAAACGCCAGCCTGCCCGTCAGCCTTCATGTCCGAGCTTTTTCACCATCTTCTAAAAACCCCTTTCGTCTGAACGGTTGGTTTGCCTTCCCGTCCGCCTCTCCAGGTGTGAATGGAAATCAGAACATCCAATTCGATGTCAAGACGTTACTGGTAGCTGCAACCATTGGGTTACTTTCATTTTTCAGCTCTGTGAGCGTATGTTTCATCTTCATGTTCTTCTGGAGTAAGAGTAAAGGACAATTAAAGCACACTGCCACAATAGCGTATGTTCCAAGAAGCGCCTTGTCAAGTAGTAACGGAGGGAAAGGCAAACATATGGAGACAAGCAGGTACACCATGAAACTAATATGA